The Calliphora vicina chromosome 3, idCalVici1.1, whole genome shotgun sequence genome contains a region encoding:
- the LOC135954675 gene encoding tetratricopeptide repeat protein 27 translates to MVLNLQYLCNFNQQIDIKDVCNESLKRVWTGEWKVSDLQELLVKWLACKDSLNELTAAEIEDLLAFAVELLFVFAQYNFTGPFDDLPEFEQFVKESLSFVADPFEELKENGEEINPNVVLGEFLLVAKDILKKLLNSQQESVVLRWWHLRYLCLHQHCIDELTANLWEQVKQESDWLLKHLSQLDNKEYEALMYLEIANAYLQYHRGEKCNEILDNLCDHLKVQLNVEGILGVRTKFQQKALPQLCLKVEQTENNQLPAAKLSNGNIEIPKLLLLEDDTRLERIRFMEEKDNEVMTIPSVLQAMVLTKVRQLKRSQPKDRLADEELEPYTQTLLYQEHGPLQVRQSALLLNCVQESNHRRTVERSWKQCEEAVKLLSERSYSVKDRFSYAFAAFLQPKWQVQAQLCELLMSLGMIKSALDIYLKIQNWEQVIHCYTALDLRHKAAEIIQQELNKKPTVLLYCLLGNATDNPDCYATAWEFSKQTSGKAKAFWGNYLFAHKKYEEAIPHYEKSVEINSLQESIWLRLGYCAIILEKWELAVHAYITYTHLEPFGFESWNNLAKALIKLGDKKRAHKVLNESLKCNYTSWKVWENFMVVSVDTGHFEDAMNAYNRLSELKTHYLDLEVLCVTITAIAEGKPDAKGQTPERLLKKATTLMGHQCIKHGSEPKVWELAALLAPTPLKKGEKLVKAFRSYTAKELVWATKQPFAQKALELCEELSKRSLEAINNHSEDESEVMITSQLNSARLADQACIRAIEKETTQFPENEELLQRVKLMLEEMTTLVKQRMGV, encoded by the exons atggttttaaatttacaatatttatgtaattttaatcaacaaatagatataaaag atgtGTGTAATGAATCATTAAAACGTGTTTGGACGGGCgaatggaaggtttcagatTTGCAGGAGTTGTTGGTGAAATGGTTGGCTTGTAAAGATTCTTTAAATGAATTAACTGCTGCAGAAATTGAAGATTTATTAGCATTTGCTGTGGAATTATTGTTTGTATTTGCTCAATATAATTTTACCGGCCCCTTTGATGATCTGCCAGAATTCGAGCAATTTGTGAAAGAAAGTTTGTCCTTTGTGGCTGATCCTTTTGAGGAGTTGAAAGAGAATGGTGAAGAAATTAATCCTAATGTAGTGTTGGGTGAATTTTTGTTAGTGGCCAaggatattttaaagaaattgttgaaTAGTCAGCAGGAGTCGGTG GTCCTTCGCTGGTGGCACTTACGCTATTTATGCCTTCATCAACACTGTATCGATGAGTTAACCGCCAATCTGTGGGAGCAAGTTAAACAAGAATCCGATTGGCTGCTAAAACATCTTTCGCAATTGGATAATAAAGAATATGAGGCTTTAATGTATCTAGAAATAGCCAATGCCTATTTGCAATATCATCGCGGAGaaaaatgcaatgaaattttAGACAATCTATGTGATCATTTGAAAGTACAACTTAATGTTGAGGGTATATTGGGAGTACGCACAAAATTCCAGCAGAAAGCTCTTCCACAACTTTGTCTAAAGGTTGAACAAACCGAAAACAATCAACTGCCGGCTGCCAAACTTTCCAATGGCAATATAGAGATACCCAAACTCTTGTTGTTGGAAGATGATACACGTTTGGAGAGAATACGTTTTATGGAGGAAAAGGATAATGAGGTAATGACCATACCCAGTGTTTTGCAGGCCATGGTCTTAACAAAAGT gCGCCAATTGAAACGTTCCCAACCCAAAGATCGTTTGGCCGATGAGGAATTGGAACCATATACGCAAACTTTGTTGTATCAAGAACACGGACCTTTGCAAGTCAGACAGTCTGCTTTACTGCTAAATTGTGTGCAAGAGTCCAATCATCGTCGTACGGTTGAGCGCAGTTGGAAACAATGTGAAGAGGCTGTAAAATTACTTTCCGAACGCAGTTACTCTGTAAAAGATCGCTTTTCTTATGCCTTTGCTGCCTTTTTACAACCCAAATGGCAGGTTCAAGCCCAGCTTTGTGAATTATTGATGTCTTTGGGCATGATTAAATCAGCCTTGGATATTTATCTGAAAATTCAAAACTGGGAACAAGTGATACATTGCTATACCGCTTTGGATTTACGCCACAAAGCTGCTGAAATCATACAACAAGAGCTAAACAAAAAGCCTACTGTTTTGCTGTACTGTTTGCTGGGTAATGCCACCGATAATCCCGATTGCTATGCCACAGCCTGGGAGTTCTCTAAGCAAACCAGCGGCAAGGCCAAAGCATTTTGGGGTAATTATCTATTTGCCCATAAGAAATATGAGGAAGCCATACCCCATTATGAAAAATCAGTGGAAATTAACTCATTGCAAGAAAGCATATGGTTGCGTTTGGGTTATTGTGCCATAATATTGGAGAAATGGGAATTGGCTGTACATGCTTATATAACATACACCCACTTAGAACCTTTTGGTTTTGAGTCTTGGAATAATTTGGCCAAGGCCCTAATAAAACTGGGCGACAAGAAAAGAGCCCATAAGGTTTTAAACGAATCTTTAAAGTGCAACTATACTAGCTGGAAGGTGTGGGAAAACTTTATGGTGGTATCGGTGGATACGGGTCATTTTGAAGATGCCATGAATGCCTACAACAGACTGTCCGAATTAAAAACTCATTACCTGGACTTGGAAGTATTGTGTGTTACAATAACAGCCATAGCCGAAGGCAAACCAGATGCCAAGGGTCAGACACCAGAACGTTTACTGAAAAAAGCCACTACTCTAATGGGTCATCAGTGCATTAAACATGGCTCCGAGCCTAAAGTATGGGAATTGGCAGCCTTATTGGCTCCCACACCTTTAAAGAAGGGCGAGAAACTGGTGAAAGCTTTTAGATCCTATACCGCCAAGGAATTAGTTTGGGCCACTAAACAGCCTTTTGCTCAAAAAGCTTTAGAGTTGTGTGAGGAATTAAGTAAAAGATCTTTGGAGGCCATTAACAATCACAGCGAAGATGAAAGTGAAGTAATGATAACTTCCCAATTAAATTCGGCCCGCTTGGCCGATCAAGCCTGCATAAGAGCTATTGAAAAGGAAACCACACAATTTCCCGAAAATGAAGAATTATTGCAAAGGGTAAAATTAATGCTGGAGGAAATGACAACGCTTGTTAAACAAAGAATGGGAGTGTAA